The Anolis carolinensis isolate JA03-04 chromosome 1, rAnoCar3.1.pri, whole genome shotgun sequence genome window below encodes:
- the LOC103279084 gene encoding immunoglobulin heavy constant mu, producing MRGHEKPSHKDDPECENERGNPSLVLLGPTCHKKSITLVCLAHGFSYAWPLDVIWKRDGQAVPRFSAATEEPKAEGKCSFGIASRLSIATSEWKEGHTYSCHVRQADIADVKDEMTSESRQKSKSGLSEMQLSLRTGQFIFLLLAVKSFAYGTALGIYTACKKKSV from the exons atgcggggacatgaaaagccctcccacaaggatg ATCCTGAGTGTGAAAATGAAAGGGGCAACCCCAGCCTGGTCCTCCTGGGGCCCACGTGCCACAAGAAGAGCATCACACTGGTGTGCCTGGCCCATGGCTTCTCCTATGCGTGGCCCCTGGATGTAATCTGGAAGCGTGATGGCCAAGCAGTGCCTCGCTTTTCAGCGGCCACTGAGGAGCCCAAGGCCGAGGGCAAATGCAGCTTTGGCATTGCCAGTCGTCTGAGCATAGCGACTTCCGAATGGAAAGAGGGCCATACTTACTCCTGCCATGTGCGCCAAGCGGACATTGCAGATGTTAAAGATGAGATGACTAGTGAATCGAGGCAGAAGTCAA AATCAGGCCTTTCTGAAATGCAGCTCAGCCTTCGCACCGGACAGTTTATCTTCCTTCTCTTGGCTGTCAAGAGCTTTGCTTATGGCACTGCTCTGGGAATCTACACAGCTTGTAAGAAAAAAA GTGTTTAA